In the genome of Paenibacillus pabuli, one region contains:
- a CDS encoding MFS transporter, producing the protein MMSQMAWKQSVRILWGGRFLSSAGLTGISPFIPYYMEHLNAGTPEEVLLWTGLSVSAPALSYALLTPFWGRIGDRWSRKWMVVRALVGLALSMFLMGIAQTPFQFFLFRLCQGAFGGISDASSAFVGTHAPDQKQGSALGQLERASAAGLLVGPLLGSICVNTWGSRPLLFITASLTLSFAVLAAIVLTGATTHRTRTTKNNNQVSPVEQHQPSVAMLKNHSKNRNKSGIIHAFVSLITHPIARRLVIAGIIFKLADFATFTMFTPFIREIVPSSGAAALTVGVLLAMSSVGELVGASWWGKRNDHYLPERNLRLAGLLCGLCLLAHTLPLGVAWLLVVRFLQGFFYSALLQTVMLNVLKSSTDQDRGVRIGATNSMLMAGQIAGPSIGVMIGGFWGIPAVFLVMGTVMLAASLAVRRPAVHEPKAPVQLPLQ; encoded by the coding sequence ATGATGTCTCAGATGGCATGGAAACAGAGCGTACGCATTTTGTGGGGTGGACGTTTTCTTTCCAGTGCCGGGCTGACTGGAATCAGCCCTTTTATCCCGTACTACATGGAGCATCTGAACGCGGGAACGCCCGAAGAAGTGCTGCTGTGGACAGGTCTGTCCGTATCTGCACCTGCTTTGTCCTATGCACTGTTGACCCCCTTTTGGGGTAGGATCGGAGATCGTTGGAGTCGAAAATGGATGGTTGTCAGAGCGCTGGTCGGACTGGCTCTTAGCATGTTTCTAATGGGCATTGCCCAGACACCGTTTCAATTCTTTTTGTTCCGCCTCTGCCAGGGAGCCTTTGGTGGCATATCTGATGCGAGCAGTGCGTTTGTGGGAACCCATGCCCCTGACCAAAAGCAGGGTTCTGCGCTCGGACAGCTGGAGCGGGCATCGGCAGCAGGCCTGCTCGTTGGACCACTGCTAGGAAGCATATGTGTAAACACATGGGGAAGTCGGCCGCTATTGTTCATTACAGCGTCATTGACGTTGAGTTTTGCTGTGCTTGCCGCAATCGTATTAACGGGGGCGACGACTCATCGAACGCGTACGACCAAGAACAATAATCAAGTATCTCCTGTGGAGCAACACCAGCCTTCGGTCGCTATGTTGAAAAACCATAGCAAAAACAGAAATAAAAGCGGAATTATCCATGCCTTCGTTTCGCTGATTACACATCCGATTGCCCGAAGACTCGTTATCGCAGGCATCATTTTCAAGCTCGCAGATTTTGCAACGTTTACGATGTTCACTCCGTTTATTCGTGAAATCGTGCCTTCCTCGGGTGCAGCTGCACTTACGGTCGGAGTTCTGCTCGCGATGTCATCTGTTGGCGAATTGGTTGGCGCATCGTGGTGGGGGAAGCGTAACGACCATTACTTACCCGAGCGCAATCTCCGACTGGCTGGTTTGTTATGCGGCTTGTGCCTGCTTGCACATACGCTTCCACTCGGGGTGGCCTGGCTGCTCGTTGTACGTTTTCTGCAAGGATTTTTCTACAGCGCTCTATTGCAGACGGTCATGCTCAACGTGCTGAAATCCTCCACCGATCAGGATCGGGGCGTGCGCATCGGAGCTACCAACAGCATGTTAATGGCTGGTCAGATTGCCGGACCGTCCATCGGAGTCATGATTGGAGGTTTCTGGGGAATTCCGGCGGTATTTCTCGTCATGGGAACAGTCATGCTCGCCGCTTCGCTTGCCGTGCGCCGCCCCGCGGTTCATGAGCCGAAAGCTCCCGTACAACTCCCGCTCCAATAA
- the sbnA gene encoding 2,3-diaminopropionate biosynthesis protein SbnA, giving the protein MEQSTLQIKDRSLKVADSIIDCIGQTPLVRLNSLFGSSGASVYAKLEMMNPGGSMKDRPARYIIEQGLRDGTIKPDTHLIESTSGNLGIGLALTAKRYGLKFTCVVDPKITSTNLRMITYLGAQVDMVTEPDEHGSYLQSRIRRVKELASQDPAGYWINQYANPLNWQAHYHGAGQEIVEQMDGQIDVLVCAVSTTGSILGISRRVKEANPHARIVAVDAVGSIIFGTPSRQRELPGIGANRVPELFSPNEIDQVIHVDDRESVRGCQKLLEREGIFAGGSSGSLVAALEKLVPTLRPSAKVVTVFADRGERYLDSVYDEQWVNQLPPSQTIKSI; this is encoded by the coding sequence ATGGAACAAAGTACCCTGCAAATCAAGGATCGCTCGCTCAAAGTTGCGGATTCCATTATCGATTGTATCGGTCAAACACCACTGGTTCGCTTGAATTCCCTGTTTGGATCTTCAGGAGCGTCGGTGTATGCCAAGCTGGAAATGATGAACCCTGGCGGCAGCATGAAAGATCGACCTGCGCGATACATTATCGAGCAGGGTCTGCGAGACGGAACGATCAAACCGGATACGCATCTCATCGAGAGCACTTCGGGAAATCTGGGAATTGGTCTAGCATTAACCGCCAAACGATATGGACTGAAGTTCACTTGTGTGGTTGATCCGAAAATTACATCGACGAATCTGAGAATGATAACCTACCTCGGGGCACAGGTTGACATGGTGACTGAACCGGACGAACACGGAAGTTATTTGCAATCCCGCATTCGGAGAGTCAAGGAATTAGCCAGCCAGGACCCGGCAGGTTACTGGATCAACCAGTATGCCAACCCTTTGAACTGGCAAGCTCACTATCATGGTGCAGGTCAGGAGATTGTGGAGCAGATGGATGGCCAGATCGACGTACTGGTGTGTGCAGTGAGTACGACGGGAAGCATTCTGGGCATTTCCCGCCGCGTGAAGGAAGCAAATCCGCATGCGCGGATCGTAGCCGTTGATGCAGTAGGCTCGATTATTTTTGGCACACCATCCCGACAGCGTGAATTGCCGGGTATCGGCGCCAACCGTGTCCCTGAGTTATTCAGCCCAAACGAGATTGACCAGGTGATTCATGTGGATGATCGGGAATCCGTGCGGGGATGCCAGAAGCTGCTGGAGCGGGAAGGTATTTTTGCAGGAGGTTCATCCGGATCACTGGTTGCTGCATTGGAGAAATTGGTTCCAACCTTGCGGCCCTCAGCCAAGGTGGTCACTGTCTTCGCAGATCGAGGAGAACGTTATCTGGACAGTGTGTATGACGAGCAATGGGTTAATCAATTACCGCCAAGCCAAACGATCAAGAGCATATAA
- the sbnB gene encoding 2,3-diaminopropionate biosynthesis protein SbnB gives MSTVQDHSLLYMSKQDIIDLGGLYSEPYVKAVTRALELHAKRDIVQPLKPYLRVNEESGHIADRIIAMPAYVGGDVAISGLKWIGSKHDNPAKRHKERASALIILNDPESNYPVAVMEGSVISGMRTAAVTAIGARYLAREGFRTVSVIGCGVIARMQITSLLEQFDSIRTIHLYDLNAETARQLADEINSRFDHVELLVEDSSEQAVRQAEVLITATVASSPHIPFEWIAKGTFVSNISIMDLHKDVFTQADKVVVDDWDQSNREKKIINQLVLEGKFSREQLHAELGEILIGEKPGREHEDEIIVLNPMGMAIEDISSAAEMYARAVEQGKGTRLWL, from the coding sequence ATGAGTACCGTTCAGGATCATAGCCTTTTGTATATGAGTAAACAGGATATTATAGATCTGGGAGGGCTGTATTCGGAGCCATATGTCAAAGCAGTAACACGTGCCCTGGAGCTTCATGCCAAGCGGGATATCGTGCAGCCGTTGAAGCCTTATCTGCGGGTTAACGAGGAGAGCGGTCATATTGCCGATCGCATTATTGCAATGCCTGCGTATGTGGGGGGCGATGTAGCGATCAGTGGACTCAAGTGGATTGGGAGCAAACATGATAATCCAGCCAAGCGTCATAAGGAACGTGCAAGCGCTCTTATTATCCTCAATGATCCGGAAAGCAACTATCCAGTGGCGGTGATGGAAGGCAGTGTCATCAGCGGGATGCGTACGGCGGCAGTTACTGCCATCGGGGCAAGGTATTTAGCCAGAGAAGGTTTCCGTACGGTGAGCGTAATCGGCTGCGGGGTGATCGCCAGAATGCAGATTACCTCACTGCTTGAACAATTTGACTCCATTCGGACCATTCATCTGTATGACCTGAATGCCGAGACGGCACGCCAGCTTGCCGATGAAATTAATTCGCGTTTTGACCACGTTGAATTGCTGGTGGAAGATTCGTCAGAACAAGCAGTGCGACAAGCGGAAGTGCTGATAACGGCAACGGTAGCCTCATCGCCACATATTCCGTTCGAATGGATCGCCAAAGGTACATTTGTCAGCAACATCTCGATTATGGATTTGCACAAGGATGTATTTACGCAGGCAGACAAAGTGGTCGTGGACGATTGGGATCAATCCAACCGGGAGAAAAAGATTATTAATCAGCTGGTGCTGGAAGGCAAATTCTCCCGTGAACAGCTTCACGCTGAACTAGGCGAGATCCTAATTGGGGAAAAGCCAGGACGCGAACATGAGGATGAGATTATTGTGCTGAACCCGATGGGGATGGCGATTGAGGATATTTCCAGTGCGGCAGAGATGTATGCAAGAGCCGTTGAACAAGGAAAGGGCACACGTTTATGGCTGTAG
- a CDS encoding type III PLP-dependent enzyme: MAVELNTGRMPQVARVSEHLLALKEQQTEPVCAYIRDVTALVAHVYQRVQSMPDSSHLFYAIKANSEEEVLKALAPVVHGFEVASLGEIVKVRQVSADIPILFGGPGKTEAELRGAIEHKVQLIHVESMHELNKLNEMARQNDVCVSVLLRINLKGPLPQATLAMGGRPTQFGIEEAMLLQVMNQIRNLPHIQVEGFHFHSLSNNLDAEQHVKLVEYYCTIARDWARQYGFTLRYLNAGGGIGVNYAQLEQQFDWNTFVNGIAPVLQKELPSETTLLFECGRYLTASSGYYATEVLDVKVNHGKTYVIVRGGTHHFRLPVSWQHNHPFEVIEVENWAHPYDRPEVKEAAFTVAGQLCTPKDILASDITSGRVRAGDILLFHFAGAYGWAISHHDFLSHPHPQHIYLQ; encoded by the coding sequence ATGGCTGTAGAGCTGAATACAGGGCGTATGCCTCAGGTTGCAAGAGTCAGTGAACATTTATTGGCACTGAAAGAACAACAGACCGAACCGGTATGTGCCTACATCCGGGATGTAACAGCACTCGTCGCTCATGTGTATCAACGTGTACAATCCATGCCGGACTCCAGCCATCTGTTCTATGCCATCAAAGCTAACTCGGAAGAAGAGGTTCTTAAAGCGCTGGCCCCTGTAGTTCATGGCTTCGAAGTGGCATCTTTGGGCGAGATCGTGAAGGTGAGACAAGTCTCTGCCGATATTCCGATTCTGTTTGGTGGACCAGGCAAGACGGAAGCCGAATTGCGGGGTGCGATAGAGCATAAAGTGCAGCTTATTCATGTGGAGAGCATGCATGAGTTGAACAAGCTGAACGAGATGGCCCGTCAAAACGACGTTTGCGTATCCGTATTGCTGCGGATTAACCTGAAAGGTCCGCTGCCTCAAGCGACACTGGCGATGGGTGGTCGTCCGACCCAGTTCGGGATCGAGGAGGCTATGCTGCTGCAGGTCATGAACCAGATCCGGAACTTGCCACATATTCAGGTGGAAGGATTTCATTTTCACTCCCTTTCGAACAATCTGGATGCGGAGCAGCATGTGAAACTGGTTGAATATTACTGCACGATCGCACGGGATTGGGCGAGGCAATATGGATTCACGTTGCGGTATTTGAATGCCGGGGGTGGAATTGGGGTGAACTATGCCCAGCTGGAGCAGCAGTTCGACTGGAACACATTTGTGAATGGGATCGCACCGGTATTGCAGAAGGAATTGCCTTCCGAAACGACATTGTTGTTCGAATGTGGACGTTATCTCACTGCATCGAGCGGATATTATGCAACAGAGGTACTGGACGTCAAAGTCAACCATGGCAAAACTTATGTCATCGTACGTGGCGGTACACATCATTTCCGCTTACCCGTTTCCTGGCAGCACAATCATCCGTTTGAGGTGATTGAGGTGGAGAACTGGGCCCATCCGTATGACAGACCCGAGGTGAAGGAAGCCGCTTTTACAGTGGCAGGCCAGTTATGTACGCCGAAAGATATTTTGGCGAGTGATATTACGTCAGGCAGGGTTCGGGCAGGAGACATTTTGCTGTTCCACTTCGCTGGCGCTTACGGGTGGGCGATCTCGCATCATGACTTTTTGAGTCATCCGCATCCGCAGCACATTTATTTGCAGTAA
- a CDS encoding IucA/IucC family protein: protein MNGLTAALVRSEEWIGVRRRIFRQLMESFLYEQILSEPVIGPHVEAEYTLRGKTKTGEKVEYTFWAVRKESFDRIRLLDKPVMRITSNKQVEADSIPRFLLEMAAHIPTSEALLGQFMDELQQTHLKDTLSVRWRIGQPEPRVSEYDEWESALIEGHPYHPCYKSRVGFTLSDNEAYGPEFGPKFKLVWIAIKQDAAQISISSSLDTYAAFIHNELGDELQAFKLILHEAISSEKLKWVSKSNTNANADVDAGVKENTDGDRESIVDEYVFVPVHPWQWERIISVACAEQLRTGEMVYLGQAGDTYRPQQSIRTLSNVSHHDKPYVKLPLNMVNTSSGRILAQHTIMNAARISDWLGRVVAEDSFLQDELGLIVLKEIAGVSYHHQKLPNVLEQKIYGSLGAIWRESLHPRLMAGEDALPFNALCHLDQQGTPVIEPWISEYGLDRWARQLLNVAVLPLIHLLYAHGAALESHAQNMIIVLNQGWPSRIALKDFHDGIRYCPSIPHPLGYPDIEYPPANHQRVNRNSFVEKENPSEVKDFMLDALLFINLTEVAFFLEKHFGLSEKQWWSVAAEVILTYQEQFPELQARFEQFDVFAPEIEVEQLTRRRIHEGPGDCVHRVSNPLHVYRPVRQI, encoded by the coding sequence ATGAACGGTCTAACAGCAGCGTTGGTCAGGTCCGAAGAATGGATAGGGGTACGGCGGCGTATTTTCAGGCAATTGATGGAGTCGTTCCTGTATGAGCAAATCTTGAGTGAACCGGTGATCGGGCCTCATGTGGAGGCAGAGTATACACTGCGAGGAAAGACGAAGACAGGAGAGAAGGTGGAATACACCTTTTGGGCTGTACGAAAAGAGAGCTTTGATCGCATTCGGTTGTTAGATAAACCGGTAATGCGGATAACATCGAATAAACAAGTGGAGGCAGATTCCATTCCTCGTTTTTTACTGGAGATGGCTGCGCATATTCCCACTTCCGAAGCTCTGCTGGGGCAATTCATGGATGAGCTTCAGCAAACCCATCTGAAGGACACACTGTCTGTGCGATGGCGTATTGGTCAGCCCGAACCTCGGGTATCGGAATATGACGAGTGGGAATCTGCCCTGATTGAAGGGCATCCGTATCATCCTTGTTACAAATCCAGAGTTGGATTCACGCTTTCTGACAATGAAGCCTATGGACCGGAGTTCGGACCCAAATTCAAGCTGGTCTGGATTGCGATTAAACAGGATGCAGCCCAAATATCCATATCATCTTCACTGGATACATATGCTGCGTTTATTCATAACGAGCTGGGAGATGAATTGCAGGCGTTTAAGTTGATTTTGCACGAAGCGATCTCGAGTGAGAAGTTGAAATGGGTCTCCAAATCCAATACCAATGCCAATGCCGACGTCGATGCCGGGGTGAAGGAGAATACGGATGGGGACAGGGAATCAATTGTGGATGAATACGTATTTGTCCCCGTGCACCCCTGGCAGTGGGAGCGAATAATATCGGTGGCCTGTGCGGAGCAGCTCCGAACAGGGGAGATGGTGTATCTGGGCCAAGCAGGTGACACGTACCGTCCCCAACAATCCATTCGCACATTGTCAAATGTGAGTCATCACGATAAACCGTATGTCAAACTGCCGCTGAATATGGTGAATACGTCATCCGGCCGAATTCTGGCACAGCACACAATCATGAATGCAGCCCGTATCTCGGACTGGCTTGGTCGTGTGGTTGCGGAGGACTCATTTTTGCAAGATGAGCTTGGTCTGATCGTGCTGAAGGAGATTGCGGGGGTGTCGTACCATCACCAGAAACTGCCCAATGTGCTTGAACAAAAAATATACGGATCACTTGGAGCGATTTGGCGGGAAAGTCTGCATCCACGCTTGATGGCAGGGGAGGATGCTTTGCCATTCAATGCGTTGTGTCATCTCGATCAGCAGGGCACTCCGGTTATTGAACCGTGGATAAGCGAATACGGTCTGGATCGCTGGGCCCGGCAATTGCTGAATGTTGCGGTGTTACCGCTGATCCATCTGCTGTATGCACATGGAGCTGCTCTGGAATCCCATGCGCAGAATATGATCATCGTGCTGAACCAGGGCTGGCCCAGCCGGATTGCGCTCAAGGATTTCCATGATGGTATCCGTTACTGCCCATCGATTCCTCACCCGCTAGGATATCCGGATATTGAATATCCGCCTGCCAACCATCAGCGAGTGAATCGTAATTCGTTTGTGGAGAAGGAAAATCCTTCCGAGGTGAAGGACTTTATGTTGGACGCATTACTGTTTATCAACCTGACCGAAGTGGCATTTTTCCTTGAGAAGCACTTTGGCTTGAGTGAAAAGCAATGGTGGAGCGTGGCTGCTGAGGTGATATTGACTTACCAAGAGCAGTTCCCTGAGTTACAGGCGCGATTTGAACAGTTTGACGTCTTTGCACCCGAGATTGAAGTGGAACAGCTGACCAGACGGCGAATTCATGAAGGGCCGGGGGACTGTGTGCATCGGGTAAGTAATCCACTACATGTCTACAGGCCGGTGCGGCAGATTTAA
- a CDS encoding IucA/IucC family protein, translating into MESTRKSEYQRNDEDWDRQPFCNEESSSQVRNGVAGFGLEIENENWQAQQRKLYTAALYSHHYTDARRRIFRQLVESLMYEGVMDYTSREEQEFNVWEMEGKGLNGERVIYACKGTRHLTFGRLRLNHEPMSRRVCVDEVPASESSSIQKGEGFQHEAEDCQEAESISLFLLEVGPAMGADEGKLLHFVKELEQTLINDTLARYVRAERQNDFHALPDEDWESGIIEGHPYHPSYKSRIGFRMEDQLEYGPEFGGWIRPIWVGIHKQYARISHGVNEHGPATREWLRDQLGDQVLERFLTVLQEMGADPAEYVLMPVHPWQWRTTISSVLAEDICNGSIVVLGSSEDRYTAQQSIRTLANRSRPNSPYLKLSLSMINTSTGRVIAPHTVENAPLITDWLQGISKQDPYLRDELRVILLGEIAGVAYDNHQIPDALKPLSYGALSCIWRESIHARLKPGESAIPFNALATLDHAGSPVIDPWVKKLGADEWLSELVLTSVRPLIHWLFAHGIALESHAQNMLLVHQEGKPSRIALKDFHDGIRFTREALADPKLCPALVEVPEYHRRVNLNSFLETDAPAEVRDFIHDAFFFINLGELALFMQEHYQIREQTFWNKVRKIITDYQRRFPEFHERYKLYSLFDSKIGVEQLTKRRLFPDDELRIHQVPNPLAHQIMDKYGSNKDGLKNSI; encoded by the coding sequence ATGGAAAGTACAAGAAAATCTGAATATCAAAGAAATGACGAGGATTGGGATAGACAACCATTTTGCAATGAAGAATCCTCCAGCCAAGTACGTAATGGTGTAGCAGGTTTCGGACTTGAGATAGAGAACGAGAACTGGCAAGCGCAGCAAAGAAAACTGTACACCGCAGCTCTGTATTCACATCACTATACCGATGCACGCAGACGCATTTTCAGGCAGTTGGTCGAATCCTTGATGTACGAAGGTGTTATGGATTATACCTCAAGGGAGGAGCAGGAGTTCAACGTTTGGGAAATGGAGGGTAAAGGGCTGAATGGTGAACGGGTCATTTACGCGTGCAAGGGAACAAGGCATCTTACCTTTGGTCGTTTGCGGCTGAACCATGAACCGATGTCAAGACGTGTCTGTGTGGATGAGGTTCCGGCTTCGGAAAGCAGCAGCATCCAAAAGGGAGAAGGTTTTCAGCATGAAGCTGAGGACTGTCAAGAAGCGGAATCAATTTCTCTGTTTTTGCTGGAAGTCGGACCTGCTATGGGAGCGGATGAAGGGAAGCTGCTGCATTTTGTTAAAGAGCTGGAGCAGACGCTGATTAATGACACACTGGCGCGATATGTACGAGCTGAGCGGCAGAATGATTTCCATGCTCTTCCCGATGAGGACTGGGAAAGTGGAATTATCGAAGGTCATCCGTACCATCCGAGTTATAAATCCCGTATTGGGTTCCGAATGGAAGATCAGCTTGAATATGGACCCGAGTTCGGTGGATGGATCAGACCGATATGGGTCGGAATTCATAAGCAATACGCACGGATAAGTCATGGTGTGAATGAACATGGACCGGCTACAAGGGAATGGCTTCGGGATCAACTTGGCGATCAAGTGTTGGAACGCTTCCTCACGGTACTACAGGAAATGGGGGCTGATCCGGCAGAGTATGTGCTGATGCCAGTGCATCCGTGGCAATGGCGAACAACGATCAGTTCCGTTCTTGCAGAAGACATTTGTAACGGGAGCATCGTAGTGCTCGGCAGCAGCGAAGATCGATATACGGCTCAACAATCGATCCGCACGCTAGCTAACCGATCACGTCCGAATTCACCCTACTTGAAGCTGTCGCTTAGTATGATTAATACATCGACAGGCAGGGTAATTGCCCCGCATACGGTGGAGAATGCACCTCTCATTACCGACTGGCTGCAGGGAATCAGCAAGCAGGATCCCTACCTGAGAGATGAGCTGCGTGTCATCCTTTTGGGAGAGATTGCAGGCGTTGCATACGACAATCACCAAATACCGGATGCTTTAAAGCCCCTCTCGTATGGTGCGCTGTCCTGCATTTGGAGGGAAAGTATACATGCCCGGCTGAAACCGGGTGAATCAGCGATTCCGTTTAATGCATTGGCTACACTGGACCATGCAGGGAGCCCGGTCATTGATCCCTGGGTGAAAAAGCTGGGTGCTGATGAATGGTTGTCTGAGCTGGTGCTGACTTCGGTACGACCGCTTATTCACTGGTTGTTCGCTCATGGAATTGCCCTAGAATCTCATGCACAGAATATGCTGCTTGTTCACCAGGAAGGGAAGCCTTCACGCATTGCTCTGAAGGATTTTCACGATGGAATTCGATTTACGAGAGAGGCACTTGCCGATCCAAAGCTCTGTCCAGCGCTTGTCGAGGTGCCGGAATATCATCGTCGTGTGAACCTTAATTCATTTCTGGAGACGGATGCACCAGCAGAAGTGCGAGATTTCATACACGATGCCTTTTTCTTTATCAATCTTGGAGAACTGGCTTTATTCATGCAGGAGCACTACCAGATCAGGGAGCAGACCTTCTGGAATAAAGTTCGTAAGATCATTACTGACTATCAACGGCGTTTCCCTGAATTCCATGAACGTTACAAGCTATATTCCTTGTTTGATTCTAAGATCGGAGTAGAGCAATTGACGAAGCGTCGCTTGTTTCCAGATGATGAATTGCGTATTCATCAGGTTCCAAATCCACTGGCACATCAAATTATGGATAAATATGGGTCAAATAAAGATGGATTAAAAAATAGTATATGA
- a CDS encoding ABC transporter substrate-binding protein, with protein MKPWVHFAVLAVLMLVLAGCGNSGSGAASGSAAETSATEPKQEETVANTGDTRSVKDAYGEVQVPVNANRIVVLDIGALDNLLELGITPVGAPSILAAGDPYPAYLKGTEGIENIGSVNEPSLEAIDALKPDLIIGNKDTHDAIHDQLKQIAPTVFVETLGVTWKENLQLHADAVNKLEDGKKLLDTYQQRMEELKSTLAGKDAKEVSLFRPREDKIQVYLKETFAGTIMEDAGIVRPAAQQDAGFSKDITEEQIADLDGDVIFWFNREPDAFAKLEKSKLWATLKGVQNQAVHPVDWEYWMSGLGIQAVNKVVDDLNTYVAN; from the coding sequence ATGAAACCATGGGTACATTTTGCTGTGTTGGCGGTACTGATGCTGGTGCTCGCGGGTTGTGGAAATTCGGGATCGGGTGCCGCCAGCGGTTCAGCAGCGGAAACATCTGCAACCGAACCAAAGCAAGAAGAAACTGTAGCCAATACTGGCGATACACGTAGCGTCAAGGATGCATATGGTGAGGTTCAGGTTCCGGTCAATGCAAATCGAATTGTGGTACTGGACATTGGGGCTTTGGATAATTTGCTTGAGTTGGGCATTACACCTGTAGGCGCACCTTCCATCCTGGCAGCAGGCGATCCTTACCCAGCCTATTTGAAGGGCACAGAAGGCATTGAGAATATCGGATCGGTAAATGAACCAAGCCTGGAGGCTATCGATGCACTGAAGCCGGACTTGATCATTGGTAATAAAGATACACATGACGCTATCCATGATCAGTTAAAACAAATCGCTCCTACGGTGTTTGTAGAAACACTCGGGGTAACCTGGAAGGAAAATCTGCAGCTTCATGCCGATGCTGTAAACAAGCTGGAAGATGGCAAGAAGCTGTTGGATACATATCAGCAGCGCATGGAGGAATTGAAATCCACGCTTGCAGGCAAGGATGCCAAGGAAGTATCGCTGTTCCGTCCGCGTGAGGACAAAATTCAGGTCTATCTGAAAGAAACCTTTGCAGGTACGATTATGGAAGACGCCGGAATTGTTCGTCCCGCAGCTCAGCAGGATGCAGGTTTCTCCAAGGATATTACGGAAGAGCAGATTGCTGATCTGGATGGGGACGTAATCTTCTGGTTTAACCGTGAGCCGGATGCATTCGCCAAGCTCGAAAAGAGTAAATTGTGGGCGACGTTAAAAGGAGTTCAGAATCAAGCTGTGCACCCGGTTGATTGGGAGTACTGGATGAGTGGTCTGGGCATTCAGGCTGTAAACAAGGTCGTGGATGATCTGAACACCTATGTAGCCAACTAA
- a CDS encoding FecCD family ABC transporter permease yields MNSSTRFRFIGLATILVLTVLAFLFSIMYGIVQIPLRSVVDAFYAFDGSREHLIIQTVRLPRAVIAAVVGSSLAVAGCLMQAISRNALAGPELFGINYGAALTAVLASFWLGTTSLQLFAWSALLGAAVAGGLVFLLSSTGRQPLSSIKLVLAGATLNLLFASLTQGILILNEQSLDTMRFWLAGSLTGRDLDLFFQILPYLIIGIICAFALSSQLNIFGLGDEVAQGLGQRMKMIRIICIIAIVLLAGSAVALAGPIGFIGLAIPHIARLIAGSDYRWVVPYSAVLGALLLLTADIGARFVLPGQEIPVGVVTAFFGAPFLIYLAQRKERSL; encoded by the coding sequence ATGAACAGCAGCACCAGATTCAGATTCATTGGTTTAGCAACGATCCTCGTGTTGACAGTTCTCGCGTTTCTATTCAGCATCATGTATGGCATCGTACAGATTCCATTGCGTTCTGTTGTGGATGCCTTCTATGCCTTTGATGGATCGCGTGAACATCTGATCATACAAACCGTCAGACTGCCAAGAGCAGTTATTGCCGCAGTGGTTGGCAGTTCTCTGGCTGTGGCCGGGTGCCTGATGCAGGCGATTAGCCGCAATGCCCTGGCAGGTCCTGAACTGTTCGGCATTAATTATGGAGCGGCACTTACGGCTGTTCTGGCTTCTTTCTGGCTGGGAACGACATCGCTGCAACTATTTGCATGGTCTGCGCTGTTGGGGGCGGCGGTAGCAGGTGGGCTGGTTTTCCTTCTTAGTTCCACAGGCAGACAACCCTTATCTTCAATTAAACTTGTCCTGGCAGGGGCTACATTAAATTTGCTGTTTGCTTCATTGACACAAGGTATTCTCATTCTAAATGAGCAATCCCTGGATACGATGCGCTTCTGGTTGGCAGGGTCATTAACAGGCAGGGATCTCGATCTGTTTTTTCAAATCCTGCCTTATTTGATCATAGGCATCATCTGTGCGTTTGCTTTAAGCAGTCAATTGAATATTTTTGGTTTGGGAGATGAAGTGGCTCAAGGATTAGGACAGCGAATGAAGATGATCAGGATCATCTGTATTATCGCCATTGTTCTGCTGGCTGGCAGTGCCGTCGCACTTGCTGGACCCATTGGGTTTATCGGGTTGGCTATTCCGCATATCGCAAGATTGATTGCAGGCAGTGATTATCGATGGGTGGTTCCGTACTCTGCTGTTCTGGGAGCATTGCTGCTGCTCACAGCAGACATTGGCGCGAGATTTGTGCTGCCTGGCCAGGAAATTCCTGTCGGGGTGGTTACAGCCTTCTTCGGTGCGCCGTTCCTGATCTATCTGGCCCAAAGAAAGGAGAGATCGCTATGA